A single region of the Chelonia mydas isolate rCheMyd1 chromosome 4, rCheMyd1.pri.v2, whole genome shotgun sequence genome encodes:
- the RELL1 gene encoding RELT-like protein 1 isoform X1 has product MALAGSRRTVTTSALPLAATLLSEPRLSRREAGAQGNQDFPNILASHGLESTTSQAVGDHAGSGMHPEYLAYGLVPVFFIMGLLGILICHVLKKKGYRCRTEAEQEIEKEKLGEKIEMNESVNDNNDTVGRIVNIIMENEANADMLKAMVADNSVCDPESPVSPNTPGSPTSPGSPLSPGDTPSKHNCHGRHLHTVGGVAEKDVCTRCSHKRWHLLKPTNKSKEQRKSRQGEVTVLSVGRFRVTKVEHKSTSKERKSLMSVSGVEGVNGEVPATPVKHGSREVPATPIRQGAGGRTGTE; this is encoded by the exons ATGGCACTGGCTGGGAGCCGTCGGACAGTCACTACATCTGCTCTCCCGCTGGCAGCTACTTTACTTTCCGAGCCGAGATTATCTCGGCGTGAGGCTGGAGCACAAG GAAATcaagattttcctaatattttgGCAAGCCATGGTTTAGAAAGTACTACATCTCAAGCTGTCGGTGATCACGCAGGAAGTGGCATGCATCCAGAATATCTTGCTTATGGGTTGGTTCCTGTCTTTTTCATCATGGGCCTTTTGGGGATCCTCATCTGTCATGTGCTTAAGAAAAAAGGATATCGGTGTAGAACAGAGGCCGAGCAAGAAATTGAAAAGGAAAAACTTGGAGAAAAAATAG AAATGAATGAAAGTGTAAATGACAATAACGATACTGTGGGGCGAATCGTCAACATCATTATGGAAAATGAAG CAAATGCTGATATGTTAAAGGCCATGGTGGCAGATAACAGTGTGTGTGATCCTGAAAG ccccGTGTCTCCTAACACTCCAGGCAGTCCTACAAGTCCAGGCTCTCCTTTGTCACCAGGTGATACTCCATCAAAACATAACTGTCATGGCCGTCACTTGCATACTGTTGGGGGAGTAGCAGAGAAGGATGTTTGTACTCGCTGTAGTCACAAAAGATGGCATCTTTTAAAGCCAACCAACAAAtctaaagaacaaagaaaaagccGACAAGGAGAAGTTACAGTACTTTCTGTGGGAAG ATTTAGAGTCACAAAAGTAGAGCACAAATCTACATCCAAAGAGCGTAAAAGCTTGATGTCTGTTAGTGGTGTTGAAGGTGTCAATGGAGAAGTGCCTGCCACACCTGTCAAACATGGATCA
- the RELL1 gene encoding RELT-like protein 1 isoform X2 encodes MAPWVSPTPPAPGAQGNPSDLGNQDFPNILASHGLESTTSQAVGDHAGSGMHPEYLAYGLVPVFFIMGLLGILICHVLKKKGYRCRTEAEQEIEKEKLGEKIEMNESVNDNNDTVGRIVNIIMENEANADMLKAMVADNSVCDPESPVSPNTPGSPTSPGSPLSPGDTPSKHNCHGRHLHTVGGVAEKDVCTRCSHKRWHLLKPTNKSKEQRKSRQGEVTVLSVGRFRVTKVEHKSTSKERKSLMSVSGVEGVNGEVPATPVKHGSREVPATPIRQGAGGRTGTE; translated from the exons ATGGCTCCGTGGGTCTCCCCGACTCCCCCTGCGCCGGGCGCCCAGGGGAACCCCTCCGACCTCG GAAATcaagattttcctaatattttgGCAAGCCATGGTTTAGAAAGTACTACATCTCAAGCTGTCGGTGATCACGCAGGAAGTGGCATGCATCCAGAATATCTTGCTTATGGGTTGGTTCCTGTCTTTTTCATCATGGGCCTTTTGGGGATCCTCATCTGTCATGTGCTTAAGAAAAAAGGATATCGGTGTAGAACAGAGGCCGAGCAAGAAATTGAAAAGGAAAAACTTGGAGAAAAAATAG AAATGAATGAAAGTGTAAATGACAATAACGATACTGTGGGGCGAATCGTCAACATCATTATGGAAAATGAAG CAAATGCTGATATGTTAAAGGCCATGGTGGCAGATAACAGTGTGTGTGATCCTGAAAG ccccGTGTCTCCTAACACTCCAGGCAGTCCTACAAGTCCAGGCTCTCCTTTGTCACCAGGTGATACTCCATCAAAACATAACTGTCATGGCCGTCACTTGCATACTGTTGGGGGAGTAGCAGAGAAGGATGTTTGTACTCGCTGTAGTCACAAAAGATGGCATCTTTTAAAGCCAACCAACAAAtctaaagaacaaagaaaaagccGACAAGGAGAAGTTACAGTACTTTCTGTGGGAAG ATTTAGAGTCACAAAAGTAGAGCACAAATCTACATCCAAAGAGCGTAAAAGCTTGATGTCTGTTAGTGGTGTTGAAGGTGTCAATGGAGAAGTGCCTGCCACACCTGTCAAACATGGATCA
- the RELL1 gene encoding RELT-like protein 1 isoform X3 produces MQHNSCRDAGNQDFPNILASHGLESTTSQAVGDHAGSGMHPEYLAYGLVPVFFIMGLLGILICHVLKKKGYRCRTEAEQEIEKEKLGEKIEMNESVNDNNDTVGRIVNIIMENEANADMLKAMVADNSVCDPESPVSPNTPGSPTSPGSPLSPGDTPSKHNCHGRHLHTVGGVAEKDVCTRCSHKRWHLLKPTNKSKEQRKSRQGEVTVLSVGRFRVTKVEHKSTSKERKSLMSVSGVEGVNGEVPATPVKHGSREVPATPIRQGAGGRTGTE; encoded by the exons ATGCAACATAATAGCTGCAGAGATGCAG GAAATcaagattttcctaatattttgGCAAGCCATGGTTTAGAAAGTACTACATCTCAAGCTGTCGGTGATCACGCAGGAAGTGGCATGCATCCAGAATATCTTGCTTATGGGTTGGTTCCTGTCTTTTTCATCATGGGCCTTTTGGGGATCCTCATCTGTCATGTGCTTAAGAAAAAAGGATATCGGTGTAGAACAGAGGCCGAGCAAGAAATTGAAAAGGAAAAACTTGGAGAAAAAATAG AAATGAATGAAAGTGTAAATGACAATAACGATACTGTGGGGCGAATCGTCAACATCATTATGGAAAATGAAG CAAATGCTGATATGTTAAAGGCCATGGTGGCAGATAACAGTGTGTGTGATCCTGAAAG ccccGTGTCTCCTAACACTCCAGGCAGTCCTACAAGTCCAGGCTCTCCTTTGTCACCAGGTGATACTCCATCAAAACATAACTGTCATGGCCGTCACTTGCATACTGTTGGGGGAGTAGCAGAGAAGGATGTTTGTACTCGCTGTAGTCACAAAAGATGGCATCTTTTAAAGCCAACCAACAAAtctaaagaacaaagaaaaagccGACAAGGAGAAGTTACAGTACTTTCTGTGGGAAG ATTTAGAGTCACAAAAGTAGAGCACAAATCTACATCCAAAGAGCGTAAAAGCTTGATGTCTGTTAGTGGTGTTGAAGGTGTCAATGGAGAAGTGCCTGCCACACCTGTCAAACATGGATCA